The proteins below come from a single Microbacterium sp. SLBN-154 genomic window:
- a CDS encoding DUF7218 family protein: MPQGRGSSSLKDPELYEELRKDGASKEKAARISNAAARDGRKTVGRRGGESGNYEDWTVAELRDRAKELGLSGYSNKKKAELISMLRDH, encoded by the coding sequence ATGCCCCAGGGACGTGGCTCGTCGAGCCTGAAGGACCCCGAGCTCTACGAAGAGCTCCGCAAGGACGGAGCGTCGAAGGAGAAGGCCGCACGCATCTCCAACGCCGCCGCTCGAGACGGCCGCAAGACCGTCGGCCGCCGGGGCGGTGAATCCGGCAACTACGAAGACTGGACGGTCGCCGAGCTCCGCGATCGTGCAAAGGAGCTCGGGCTGTCGGGATACTCGAACAAGAAGAAGGCGGAGCTCATCTCGATGCTCCGCGATCATTGA
- a CDS encoding DNA topoisomerase IB yields the protein MARLVRVRPGDDPGYRRVRSGSSFRYVDVHGSSAPEEDRERIHQLVIPPAWQDVWISSEPMGHIQAVGVDEAGRRQYLYHPKWRERRDRGKFARALTLAEALPRARAKATTALRRDDLSREKVLAVSFRLLDEGAPRIGSARYLERHGSRGLTTLQRRDASVEDSVITLSFPAKSGQRALIRIEDDELAAVIEELSAGRPRSALLSYQRGRRRVPVTPADVNNHVRALTGGRFTAKDFRTLRGTIMAAEALARIGTVDTARDRKRAEKLAVRATAEALGNTPAVARSSYIDPKVFARYDRGRLLDLTISPESAIRQLLTGR from the coding sequence ATGGCGCGACTGGTGCGGGTGCGTCCCGGTGACGATCCCGGCTACCGCCGCGTGCGCTCGGGATCGAGCTTCCGCTACGTCGACGTCCACGGGTCATCCGCCCCCGAGGAGGATCGCGAGCGCATCCACCAGCTGGTGATCCCGCCCGCCTGGCAGGACGTCTGGATCTCCAGCGAGCCGATGGGCCACATCCAGGCGGTGGGGGTCGACGAGGCCGGGAGGCGCCAGTACCTGTACCACCCGAAGTGGCGGGAGCGCCGCGACCGGGGCAAGTTCGCACGCGCCCTGACCCTCGCCGAGGCACTCCCGCGTGCGAGGGCGAAGGCGACCACGGCCCTGCGGCGCGACGATCTCAGCCGCGAGAAGGTGCTGGCGGTCTCTTTCCGCCTGCTCGACGAAGGCGCGCCGCGGATCGGCTCGGCTCGCTATCTCGAGCGTCATGGCAGCCGCGGACTCACGACGCTCCAGCGCCGCGACGCGTCGGTGGAGGACTCCGTCATCACGCTGTCGTTCCCCGCCAAGAGCGGGCAGCGCGCACTCATCCGCATCGAGGACGACGAGCTCGCCGCGGTCATCGAAGAGCTCAGTGCCGGCCGCCCGCGCTCTGCGCTGCTGTCGTATCAGCGTGGCCGTCGGCGGGTGCCGGTGACCCCCGCCGATGTGAACAACCACGTCCGAGCTCTGACGGGTGGCCGCTTCACCGCCAAGGACTTCCGCACCCTGCGCGGCACGATCATGGCGGCCGAGGCCCTCGCCCGCATCGGCACCGTCGACACGGCGCGCGACCGCAAGCGCGCCGAGAAGCTCGCCGTGCGCGCCACCGCCGAGGCCCTCGGCAACACCCCTGCGGTCGCGCGCAGCAGTTATATCGACCCGAAGGTGTTCGCCCGCTATGACCGCGGGCGGCTGCTCGACCTGACGATCTCGCCCGAGTCGGCGATCCGCCAGCTGCTCACCGGTCGCTGA
- a CDS encoding fluoride efflux transporter FluC, with translation MPVRPRIRPDVLLAVMAGGAVGAGLRALLLLPAAGGGRTEVVAITLVENVVGSLMLGIVVAILGDRRPRLRAFAGTGVLGGFTTYSTFAVQTVQLTVPPTVDAAAAALLLALASLLLGLLAALGGLAIGRRLTGARPGSDAPREAE, from the coding sequence GTGCCCGTCCGACCGCGCATCCGCCCCGATGTGCTCCTCGCCGTCATGGCCGGCGGGGCGGTCGGTGCGGGACTGCGGGCGCTGCTGCTCCTGCCTGCCGCCGGCGGCGGTCGCACCGAGGTCGTCGCGATCACCCTTGTCGAGAACGTCGTCGGATCCTTGATGCTCGGCATCGTCGTCGCGATCCTCGGTGATCGCCGGCCGCGGCTGCGGGCCTTCGCCGGCACCGGTGTGCTGGGCGGATTCACCACGTACAGCACGTTCGCCGTCCAGACGGTGCAGCTGACCGTGCCTCCGACCGTGGATGCCGCGGCGGCGGCGCTTCTGCTCGCGCTGGCCTCGCTGCTGCTCGGCCTCCTCGCCGCACTCGGCGGACTCGCCATCGGTCGTCGGCTCACCGGCGCACGGCCGGGTTCCGATGCCCCGCGGGAGGCCGAGTGA
- a CDS encoding MerR family transcriptional regulator, whose protein sequence is MEWSIQQISRAAGTTSRTLRHYDDIGLLAPTRIGGNGYRYYDGSALVRLQRILLLRELGLGLEQIRDLLDRDTTEVDALERHLAWLRDEQSRLARQIASVKATIHALRGGEELMAENMFDGFDHTQYREEVEQRWGADAYERSDRWWRGMSDGERADWKAGAADLGRDWIAAAEAGIDPESDEAQALAARHVAWLRSIPGTPGQGSARELAQYVRGLADMYVDDPRFAANYGGTAGAQFVRAALRHHVDALG, encoded by the coding sequence ATGGAGTGGTCGATTCAGCAGATCTCGCGGGCCGCAGGGACGACGAGCCGCACGCTGCGGCACTACGACGACATCGGATTGCTCGCTCCGACGCGTATCGGCGGCAACGGCTACCGGTACTACGACGGGTCGGCGCTGGTTCGTCTCCAGCGGATCCTGCTGCTTCGAGAACTCGGGCTCGGGCTCGAGCAGATCCGCGATCTGCTCGATCGAGACACGACCGAGGTGGACGCCCTCGAGAGGCATCTGGCCTGGCTCCGTGATGAGCAGAGCCGTCTGGCGCGTCAGATCGCGTCGGTGAAGGCGACCATCCACGCATTGAGAGGAGGTGAAGAACTGATGGCAGAGAACATGTTCGACGGGTTCGACCACACCCAGTACCGGGAAGAGGTCGAACAGCGCTGGGGCGCCGACGCGTACGAGCGGAGCGACCGCTGGTGGCGCGGGATGAGCGACGGTGAGCGCGCCGACTGGAAGGCCGGTGCCGCGGACCTCGGCCGCGACTGGATCGCCGCCGCCGAAGCCGGCATCGACCCGGAGAGCGACGAGGCGCAGGCGCTCGCCGCCCGCCACGTGGCGTGGCTGCGCAGCATCCCGGGGACTCCCGGTCAAGGATCTGCCCGCGAGCTCGCACAGTACGTGCGGGGCTTGGCCGACATGTACGTCGACGACCCGCGCTTCGCGGCGAACTACGGCGGGACAGCAGGCGCGCAGTTCGTGCGCGCGGCGCTGCGGCACCACGTGGACGCCCTGGGGTGA
- a CDS encoding fluoride efflux transporter FluC: MSAVDPLAFLMLLVAGALGAGARYVIDTLVQRAWLRAFPLGILLVNVTGSFLLGLLTGSALALGDTLVTVVGVGFLGAYTTFSTVSVETVLFAERGRWRLALGNVVGTLLAGVAAAGLGLLLGAVLTA, encoded by the coding sequence GTGAGCGCCGTCGATCCGCTCGCCTTCCTGATGCTCCTCGTCGCCGGTGCCCTCGGAGCAGGCGCCCGCTATGTCATCGACACCCTCGTGCAGCGCGCGTGGCTGCGGGCATTCCCGCTCGGCATCCTCCTGGTCAACGTCACCGGATCCTTCCTCCTCGGCCTCCTCACGGGATCTGCGCTGGCGCTCGGCGACACCCTGGTCACGGTGGTCGGGGTCGGCTTCCTCGGGGCGTACACGACCTTCAGCACCGTGTCCGTCGAGACGGTGCTGTTCGCGGAGCGGGGCCGGTGGCGGCTCGCCCTCGGCAACGTGGTCGGCACGCTGCTCGCCGGTGTCGCCGCGGCGGGCCTGGGTCTTCTCCTCGGCGCGGTCCTCACAGCCTGA